The genomic stretch AATTGGTGATGCGCTTGTCAGCGCCCAATAGATTGGAACGGTAAAGAAGCTTGCCGGGCTCATCCAGCTTGGCCGCATGGGCATCATCCCACCGGTTTTCGAGAAGGCGGGTCTGGCCCGTCATGACATCCTCCCTGCACAGATTTTCATGAGCGGTCGGCGACGGCTCATCTCCTTCTTGTTCGCAGGTATCGCGCAGCCATCCCGCAATTGTCAATCATTTTCGATCATTTCTTTTCATTGTGCGATGCAATATAATTATTTTTGATCGTTTATGATTGACAGCGTAAAAACATTGCGAATAAATCACCGTCAGGAGGACCCCATGCACGAACGCGAACGCCATCGCATTATTCTGAGCGCGATCCAGGAAAAGCCTGTGATCACGGTGCAGGATATTGCCGAGCTGACCGAGGCTTCAGAAGCCACGATCCGCCGGGATATCGCGTCTCTTCACGTGCAGGGAAAGCTGAGACGCGTCCGTGGTGGCGCCGAGGCTGTGCATCCCCCGCAGCTCGGCAATCTCGCTGCCCGCCCCTTCCGCGTTTCCGAATCGGTCAATATCGACAAGAAGCGCGCAATTGCGCGCGCAGCGGTCGATCTCTGTGAAGAAGGTGATTCGATCATCATCAACGGCGGCACCACCACCTTCCAGATGGTGCATTTCATGTCAGCCCGCCGCCTGCAGGTGATGACCAATTCCTTCGCCATTGCCGAGCACCTGGTGAAGCACTCGAAATGCACGGTTTCGGTACCCGGCGGCGCGATCTATCGCGACCAGAGCCTGATCCTGTCGCCTTTCGACAAT from Peteryoungia desertarenae encodes the following:
- a CDS encoding DeoR/GlpR family DNA-binding transcription regulator, with product MHERERHRIILSAIQEKPVITVQDIAELTEASEATIRRDIASLHVQGKLRRVRGGAEAVHPPQLGNLAARPFRVSESVNIDKKRAIARAAVDLCEEGDSIIINGGTTTFQMVHFMSARRLQVMTNSFAIAEHLVKHSKCTVSVPGGAIYRDQSLILSPFDNDAIRNFYARRIFIGAQGINALGVMESDALVIQSEQKLVRQAEELIVMVDSSKFAKRSSLILCALDKVSTIITDDRISDEAAAMVADAGIKLMTVKPMASSEKENAPSVA